Proteins encoded in a region of the Pseudomonas shahriarae genome:
- a CDS encoding dipeptidase, which produces MDFSLKHLAAATLMVASLSAVTAPAFANITPQQSATILKTFNDASIKDFRTFLGSLAKSELGKTADLGPAISAFLDNKRLSAEQQNEIHRLLGLYARVKYGAAATETLRELVAIPTFQVEGVAQHDNPEFIKIADKIKSLAQAFNLKFRNIDNRVYEISLEGAGDEVVGIHAHADVVPVTPENWVLADGTRLDPFKVTLIGDRMYGRGTEDDKNGIVVTLYAMKVIKEENLPLARNFKLLVDTTEETTGDAIPYYFEHNPTPNYNLALDGGYPVVIAEKGYGTVMATFAKRKADGKGAEIIAMTGGLATNQIPSASVATLRSDSPAELAASLQQAGSAFAKANGGDFTVDAKVVDKDVKLTVTGVSAHSSEPESGINPVARMLVFINSLDGKVAFKHNEITDAARYAADNWGLDYLGGKLGVGFADTFMGPLTTSPTFVGMDEKAFKLAVNLRVPKGKSPETLKKEIADKLSAWSQKTHIAPAFDYSVAAPMYRNPEGEWVKALLAVATENLGMKPEYGTSAGATSVHDLPNGVQFGLARPEVKYTGHTDNEFKTTEQFLLDLQIVTEMMGRIGQLPKL; this is translated from the coding sequence ATGGACTTCTCCCTCAAGCACCTGGCCGCCGCCACCCTGATGGTCGCCAGCCTGTCCGCCGTTACCGCACCAGCGTTCGCCAATATCACCCCGCAACAGAGCGCGACCATCCTCAAGACGTTCAATGACGCCTCGATCAAGGACTTCCGCACCTTCCTCGGCAGCCTGGCCAAAAGTGAACTGGGCAAAACCGCCGACTTGGGCCCGGCAATCAGTGCTTTTCTCGATAACAAACGCCTGTCCGCCGAACAGCAAAACGAAATTCATCGCCTGCTGGGCCTCTACGCCCGGGTGAAATACGGCGCGGCGGCTACCGAGACCCTGCGCGAGCTGGTGGCCATACCGACCTTCCAGGTAGAAGGCGTAGCCCAGCACGACAACCCTGAATTCATCAAGATCGCCGACAAGATCAAGAGCCTGGCCCAGGCGTTCAACCTGAAGTTCCGCAATATCGACAACCGCGTCTACGAAATTTCCCTGGAAGGTGCCGGCGACGAAGTTGTGGGCATCCACGCCCACGCCGACGTGGTGCCGGTGACCCCGGAAAACTGGGTACTGGCCGATGGCACCCGCCTCGACCCGTTCAAGGTCACGCTGATTGGCGACCGCATGTACGGCCGCGGCACCGAGGATGACAAGAACGGCATCGTGGTGACGCTGTATGCGATGAAAGTGATCAAGGAAGAAAACCTGCCCCTGGCACGCAACTTCAAGCTGCTGGTGGACACCACCGAAGAAACCACCGGCGACGCCATTCCCTACTACTTCGAACACAACCCGACGCCCAACTACAACCTCGCGCTGGACGGCGGCTACCCGGTCGTCATCGCCGAAAAGGGTTATGGCACGGTCATGGCCACCTTTGCCAAGCGCAAAGCCGACGGCAAAGGCGCCGAAATCATTGCCATGACCGGCGGCCTGGCGACCAACCAGATTCCTTCGGCCTCGGTGGCCACGTTGCGTAGCGACAGCCCCGCCGAACTGGCTGCCAGCCTGCAACAGGCCGGGAGTGCATTCGCCAAGGCCAATGGTGGCGATTTCACTGTAGATGCCAAGGTCGTCGACAAAGACGTCAAGCTGACCGTCACCGGGGTATCGGCGCACTCTTCCGAACCCGAATCGGGCATCAACCCGGTGGCGCGGATGCTGGTCTTTATCAACAGCCTGGACGGCAAGGTTGCGTTCAAACACAACGAGATTACTGACGCTGCCCGCTATGCCGCCGATAACTGGGGCCTGGATTACCTGGGCGGCAAATTGGGCGTGGGCTTTGCCGATACGTTCATGGGGCCACTGACCACCTCGCCGACCTTTGTCGGCATGGACGAAAAAGCCTTCAAGCTGGCGGTCAACCTGCGGGTGCCAAAAGGTAAATCCCCAGAAACGCTCAAGAAAGAGATCGCTGACAAGCTGAGCGCCTGGAGCCAAAAGACCCATATTGCGCCAGCCTTCGATTACTCGGTCGCCGCGCCGATGTACCGTAACCCCGAGGGTGAATGGGTCAAGGCGCTGCTGGCCGTGGCCACGGAAAACCTGGGCATGAAGCCTGAGTACGGGACTTCGGCTGGCGCAACCTCGGTGCATGACCTGCCCAATGGCGTGCAATTCGGCCTGGCCCGCCCCGAGGTCAAATACACCGGGCACACCGACAACGAGTTCAAGACCACCGAGCAGTTCCTGCTGGACCTGCAGATCGTGACGGAAATGATGGGCCGTATCGGGCAGTTGCCGAAACTCTGA
- a CDS encoding LysR family transcriptional regulator: MSINLPLPLLGEMAIFVKVVETGSFSEAARQLGASPSAVSRSISRLEQALATRLLQRTTRKLRLSEGGEEVFKRCQEMVSAARSVMEISGQYTHEAEGLVRVSVPKAVGRFVVHPHMPEFLRRYPKVDVQLILEDRQVDLIDDNVDLSIRITDSPPPGLVGRQLLPIEHLLCATPQYLAAHGTPLHPHDLLGHSCIYLGETPGDARWKFRQAGKTVTVGVRGRYAANHTGVRLDAVLQDVGIGSLPYFTARHALEEGRLVQVLAQWDFIASYHGDAWLLHSPTRYLPPKLRVFIDYLVECMAKEPTLHRR, translated from the coding sequence ATGAGCATCAATCTTCCTTTGCCGCTGCTGGGCGAAATGGCGATTTTCGTCAAGGTGGTGGAAACCGGCAGCTTCTCCGAGGCGGCTCGCCAACTGGGGGCGTCGCCATCGGCGGTGAGTCGCAGCATCTCGCGCCTGGAGCAGGCCCTGGCCACGCGGCTGCTGCAGCGCACCACACGCAAATTGCGCTTGAGCGAAGGTGGCGAAGAGGTTTTCAAACGCTGCCAGGAAATGGTCAGCGCGGCGCGCTCAGTGATGGAAATCAGCGGCCAGTACACCCACGAAGCCGAAGGACTGGTGCGGGTCAGTGTGCCCAAGGCGGTCGGGCGGTTTGTGGTGCATCCGCATATGCCAGAGTTCTTGCGGCGTTATCCCAAGGTCGATGTGCAGTTGATCCTCGAAGATCGGCAGGTGGATTTGATTGATGACAATGTCGACCTGAGCATCCGCATCACCGATAGCCCGCCACCGGGGTTGGTAGGGCGCCAGTTATTACCGATTGAGCATTTGTTGTGTGCCACGCCGCAGTATCTGGCTGCCCACGGTACGCCGCTGCATCCCCATGATTTGCTGGGGCACAGTTGCATCTACCTGGGCGAAACGCCGGGGGATGCGCGCTGGAAATTCCGCCAGGCGGGCAAAACAGTGACGGTGGGGGTACGCGGGCGGTATGCGGCCAATCACACGGGGGTGCGGCTGGATGCGGTGTTGCAGGATGTAGGGATTGGCAGCTTGCCGTACTTCACCGCGCGGCATGCCTTGGAGGAGGGGCGGTTGGTGCAGGTCCTGGCGCAATGGGATTTCATTGCCTCGTACCATGGGGATGCCTGGTTGCTGCATTCGCCCACACGCTACCTGCCGCCGAAATTGCGGGTGTTTATTGATTATCTGGTGGAGTGCATGGCTAAGGAGCCTACATTGCATCGGCGGTAG
- a CDS encoding PA2817 family protein translates to MSNVVADHLVLLDHLRSILVAVGEAEQVPEESHALFLERFDELRALLPIDPIESQYLGQDMMSQVILRYPQIAHLVPRDLLWFFGGDCLHFMPDDELDLYQALEERRFEAEQNDEPFDWNQEKQLLAMSNDQPKH, encoded by the coding sequence GTGTCCAACGTCGTTGCCGATCATCTCGTCTTGCTCGACCACCTGCGCAGCATCCTGGTTGCCGTCGGCGAAGCCGAACAGGTTCCCGAGGAAAGTCACGCGCTGTTCCTGGAACGCTTTGATGAACTGCGGGCCCTGCTGCCCATCGACCCGATCGAAAGCCAATACCTGGGCCAGGACATGATGAGCCAGGTCATCCTGCGCTACCCGCAGATTGCCCATCTGGTACCGCGCGACCTGTTGTGGTTCTTCGGCGGTGACTGCCTGCACTTCATGCCCGACGATGAGCTGGACCTGTACCAGGCCCTGGAAGAACGTCGTTTCGAAGCCGAACAGAACGACGAACCGTTCGACTGGAACCAGGAAAAGCAATTGCTGGCCATGTCCAACGACCAGCCCAAGCACTGA
- a CDS encoding acyl-CoA dehydrogenase gives MLLLWILVLVLGIAYLAHRRTAPLPALGVVAVYLLAMGAFSHAPGWLLLVFWVLLAVVAAPLLLPDLRRQYFTAPLFNWFQKVLPPMSETERDAIDAGTVWWDGELFSGRPDWDKLLAYPKVQLTEEEQAFIDGPTEELCAMVTDWEIGQAMDLPAAAWDHIKQHGFFALIIPKEFGGKGFSAYAHSQVAMKLATRSGDLASTVMVPNSLGPAELLLHYGTDEQRNHYLPRLARGDDIPCFALTGPLAGSDAGAMPDTGVICKGEWQGKETLGLRLNWEKRYITLGPVATLLGLAFKAYDPDHLLGEEEDLGISLALIPTDTPGVEIGRRHLPLGAAFMNGPNSGKDVFIPLDFLIGGQEMLGKGWMMLMNCLSVGRSISLPAVGTGAAKFTSLVTGQYAQVREQFNVPLSAFEGIQEALARIGGNAWLMDSARMLTANAVDLGEKPSVLSAILKYHLTERGRECISHAMDVHGGKGIIMGPNNYLGRSWQGAPIFITVEGANILSRNLMIFGQGAIRCHPFVLKEMALAGREDRDQALKEFDGLLLQHIGFAVSNAASTLVLNLGLGHFEKAPGNRLSQGYFRALNRQAAAFALLADLSMMLLGGELKRRERLSARLGDVLSHMYLASAALKRYHDLDSPDHLEPLFAWAMEESLGQSERALDELLSNFPNKVLGCLMRVIVFPFGRRHKGPSDALDAEVAAVIGRAKGDPTLEELLAGCYRPQSAEDPVGALQHAYDLLGASHPLQKKLHSALKSGQVKPRAGEHAIDAALEAGVLQPAEAQTLRDAEVARRKVIDVDDFSKEELAQAPGRVR, from the coding sequence ATGCTGTTGTTGTGGATACTGGTTCTGGTGCTCGGCATTGCCTACCTGGCACACCGTCGTACCGCGCCCCTGCCCGCCCTGGGCGTGGTCGCCGTCTACCTGTTGGCGATGGGCGCCTTCAGCCATGCCCCGGGCTGGTTGCTATTGGTGTTCTGGGTGCTGCTCGCGGTAGTCGCCGCCCCCCTGCTGCTGCCCGACCTGCGTCGCCAGTATTTCACCGCACCGCTGTTCAACTGGTTCCAGAAAGTATTGCCGCCGATGTCCGAGACCGAGCGCGATGCCATCGACGCCGGGACCGTGTGGTGGGACGGCGAACTGTTCAGCGGCCGTCCCGACTGGGACAAGCTGCTGGCCTACCCCAAGGTGCAGTTGACCGAAGAGGAACAGGCTTTTATCGACGGCCCCACCGAGGAGCTGTGCGCGATGGTCACCGATTGGGAAATCGGCCAGGCCATGGACCTGCCGGCAGCGGCCTGGGACCATATCAAGCAACACGGTTTCTTCGCCCTGATCATCCCCAAGGAGTTCGGTGGCAAGGGCTTTTCCGCCTACGCCCACTCCCAGGTGGCAATGAAACTGGCGACCCGCAGCGGCGACCTCGCCTCCACCGTCATGGTCCCCAACTCCCTGGGCCCGGCCGAGCTGCTGTTGCACTACGGTACCGACGAGCAACGCAACCACTACCTGCCGCGCCTGGCCCGTGGCGATGACATCCCGTGCTTTGCCCTGACCGGCCCGCTGGCCGGCTCCGATGCCGGCGCGATGCCCGACACCGGGGTGATCTGCAAGGGCGAATGGCAAGGCAAGGAAACCCTTGGCCTGCGCCTGAACTGGGAAAAACGCTATATCACCCTGGGCCCGGTCGCGACCCTGCTGGGCCTGGCCTTCAAGGCCTATGACCCGGACCATCTGCTGGGCGAGGAAGAAGACCTGGGCATCAGCCTGGCGCTGATCCCCACCGACACCCCCGGCGTGGAAATCGGGCGCCGTCATCTGCCCCTCGGCGCGGCATTCATGAACGGCCCCAACTCCGGCAAGGATGTGTTCATTCCCCTGGACTTCCTGATCGGTGGCCAGGAAATGCTCGGCAAGGGCTGGATGATGCTGATGAACTGCCTGTCGGTCGGCCGTTCGATCTCCCTGCCGGCGGTGGGCACCGGTGCAGCCAAGTTCACCAGCCTGGTGACCGGCCAGTACGCCCAGGTGCGCGAGCAGTTCAACGTACCGCTGTCCGCCTTCGAGGGCATCCAGGAAGCCCTGGCCCGTATCGGCGGGAATGCCTGGTTGATGGACAGTGCGCGGATGCTCACCGCCAATGCGGTCGACCTGGGGGAAAAACCTTCGGTGCTCTCGGCGATCCTCAAGTACCACCTGACCGAGCGCGGCCGCGAGTGCATCAGCCACGCCATGGACGTGCACGGCGGCAAGGGCATCATCATGGGCCCCAACAACTACCTGGGCCGCAGCTGGCAGGGGGCGCCGATCTTCATCACCGTGGAAGGGGCGAATATCCTTTCGCGCAACCTGATGATCTTCGGCCAGGGGGCGATTCGCTGCCATCCATTCGTCCTCAAGGAAATGGCCCTCGCCGGTCGTGAAGATCGCGACCAGGCACTCAAGGAGTTCGATGGGCTGTTGCTGCAACATATCGGTTTTGCGGTGAGCAACGCCGCCAGCACCCTGGTGTTGAACCTGGGCCTGGGCCACTTCGAAAAAGCCCCGGGCAACCGCTTGAGCCAGGGTTACTTCCGCGCCCTCAACCGCCAGGCCGCCGCGTTCGCCCTGCTGGCAGACCTGAGCATGATGCTGCTGGGTGGTGAGCTGAAGCGTCGTGAACGCCTGTCGGCACGGCTGGGGGATGTACTCAGCCATATGTACCTGGCCTCGGCGGCGCTCAAGCGCTACCACGACCTCGACTCCCCGGATCATCTGGAACCGCTGTTTGCCTGGGCCATGGAAGAAAGCCTTGGCCAATCGGAACGCGCGCTGGATGAGTTACTTAGCAACTTCCCCAACAAAGTGCTGGGCTGCCTGATGCGGGTCATCGTGTTCCCATTCGGGCGTCGCCATAAAGGCCCGTCCGATGCACTGGACGCTGAAGTCGCCGCAGTGATTGGCCGAGCCAAGGGCGACCCGACCCTGGAAGAACTGCTGGCTGGCTGCTATCGCCCGCAATCGGCGGAAGATCCGGTCGGCGCGTTGCAACACGCCTATGACCTACTGGGTGCCAGCCACCCGCTGCAAAAGAAACTCCACAGCGCCCTCAAAAGTGGCCAGGTCAAGCCGCGCGCCGGGGAACACGCCATCGACGCCGCACTGGAAGCAGGCGTGCTGCAACCGGCTGAAGCGCAAACCCTGCGCGACGCGGAAGTGGCGCGGCGCAAGGTGATCGACGTGGATGACTTCAGCAAAGAGGAGCTGGCCCAGGCGCCCGGCAGAGTCCGCTGA
- a CDS encoding transglutaminase-like domain-containing protein, with amino-acid sequence MNAYLSPSRFIDSDHPTVVEFAEKHRGSSRDPRDQAVSLYYAVREAVRYNPYTFSRDPQTLRGSYALAAGQSYCVPKATLLAACARHCGIASRIGLADVRNHLSTPRLIELLKSDVFAMHGYTELYLDGRWVKATPAFNQQLCELFDVPPLDFDGINDSVFHPFNRQGQRSMEYVVDHGQFAEVPEEFFFAHLEKCYPHLFGEHSPQLLGDMQSDLSRG; translated from the coding sequence ATGAATGCGTACTTGAGTCCCAGCCGCTTCATCGATAGTGACCACCCCACGGTGGTGGAGTTCGCCGAAAAACATCGCGGTTCGAGCCGTGATCCCCGTGACCAGGCAGTCAGTCTGTATTACGCCGTGCGCGAAGCGGTACGCTACAACCCTTACACCTTCAGCCGCGATCCGCAAACCCTGCGTGGTAGCTACGCCCTGGCTGCCGGGCAGAGCTATTGCGTGCCCAAGGCCACCCTGCTGGCGGCGTGCGCCCGGCATTGCGGCATAGCGTCGCGCATTGGCCTGGCCGATGTGCGCAACCATCTGTCGACCCCGCGCCTGATCGAGTTGCTCAAGAGTGATGTGTTCGCCATGCATGGCTACACGGAGTTGTATCTGGATGGGCGCTGGGTCAAGGCGACCCCGGCGTTCAACCAGCAATTGTGCGAATTGTTCGATGTGCCGCCCTTGGATTTCGACGGAATCAACGACAGCGTTTTCCACCCGTTCAACCGCCAGGGCCAGCGCTCCATGGAGTATGTGGTGGACCATGGGCAATTTGCCGAGGTGCCCGAGGAATTCTTCTTTGCCCACCTGGAAAAGTGTTACCCGCACCTGTTTGGCGAGCATTCGCCGCAATTGTTAGGTGATATGCAGAGCGATTTGAGTCGCGGCTGA
- a CDS encoding glutathione S-transferase family protein, protein MLKIWGRKNSSNVRKALWCAEELGLDYEAIDAGGAFGVVDTPQYRALNPNGRVPMIEDGEFVLWESNTIVRYLCAKQASSWYPADLQARANAEKWMDWTTSTFAEPFKTVFWGILRTPAERQDWDSIHAGRNACIEVLKTVDQALAEQPYLSGNEIGMGDIPLGSFIYAWFEMPIERPAMPNLEAWYRRLQQRPAYQKAVMTALT, encoded by the coding sequence ATGCTGAAGATCTGGGGTCGTAAAAATTCGTCAAACGTCAGGAAAGCACTGTGGTGCGCCGAGGAACTCGGCCTGGACTATGAGGCAATTGATGCGGGCGGGGCCTTTGGTGTGGTCGATACACCGCAGTACCGGGCATTGAATCCCAATGGCCGGGTGCCGATGATCGAGGACGGCGAGTTTGTGTTGTGGGAATCCAACACCATCGTGCGTTACCTCTGCGCCAAACAGGCTTCGAGCTGGTACCCCGCCGATCTGCAGGCGCGGGCCAATGCCGAGAAGTGGATGGACTGGACCACCTCGACCTTTGCCGAACCGTTCAAGACGGTGTTCTGGGGCATTTTGCGCACGCCGGCCGAGCGGCAGGACTGGGACAGCATCCATGCCGGGCGCAATGCCTGTATCGAGGTGTTGAAAACCGTGGACCAGGCCCTGGCTGAGCAGCCCTACCTGTCCGGCAACGAGATCGGCATGGGTGATATTCCCCTGGGCAGCTTTATTTATGCCTGGTTCGAGATGCCGATCGAACGCCCGGCGATGCCCAATCTAGAGGCGTGGTACCGGCGTTTGCAGCAACGTCCGGCCTATCAAAAAGCGGTAATGACCGCGTTGACTTAA
- a CDS encoding ABC transporter ATP-binding protein, producing MSSALSIRQLTKTYGNGFQALSGIDLDVAEGDFFALLGPNGAGKSTTIGILSTLVNKTSGTVNIFGHDLDKSPAALKRCIGVVPQEFNFNQFEKTFDIVVTQAGYYGIPPKIAKERAEQYLTQLGLWDKRDVPSRSLSGGMKRRLMIARALVHEPRLLILDEPTAGVDIELRRSMWTFLTELNQKGITIILTTHYLEEAEQLCRNIGIIDHGTIVENTSMRNLLGQLHVETFLLDLKNNLSAPPALIGYPNRLVDSHTLEVQVDKTVGITALFSQLALQNIEVQSLRNKTNRLEELFVSLVEKNLAKVAV from the coding sequence ATGAGTTCCGCTCTGTCCATCCGGCAGCTAACCAAAACCTACGGCAACGGTTTCCAGGCCCTGAGTGGTATTGATCTGGATGTCGCCGAAGGTGATTTCTTCGCATTGCTCGGCCCCAACGGTGCCGGCAAATCCACCACCATCGGTATTCTGTCGACCCTGGTCAACAAGACCAGTGGCACGGTGAATATCTTTGGCCATGACCTGGATAAATCCCCGGCCGCGCTCAAGCGCTGCATTGGTGTGGTGCCCCAGGAGTTCAATTTCAACCAGTTTGAAAAGACCTTCGATATCGTCGTGACCCAGGCCGGTTACTACGGCATCCCGCCGAAAATCGCCAAGGAGCGCGCCGAGCAGTACCTGACCCAGCTGGGGTTGTGGGACAAGCGCGACGTGCCATCACGTTCCTTGTCCGGCGGCATGAAGCGGCGCCTGATGATCGCCCGCGCCCTGGTGCATGAGCCGCGCCTGCTGATCCTCGACGAACCGACGGCCGGCGTGGACATCGAATTGCGCCGCTCAATGTGGACCTTCCTCACCGAGCTGAACCAGAAAGGCATCACCATCATCCTCACCACCCATTACCTGGAAGAGGCTGAACAGCTGTGCCGCAACATTGGCATCATCGACCACGGCACCATTGTCGAGAACACCAGCATGCGTAACTTGCTGGGCCAGTTGCATGTGGAGACGTTCCTGCTTGACCTGAAAAACAACCTGTCCGCGCCCCCTGCGTTGATCGGCTACCCCAACCGCCTGGTGGACAGCCATACCCTGGAAGTGCAGGTCGATAAAACCGTGGGCATCACCGCGCTGTTCAGCCAACTGGCCTTGCAGAACATTGAAGTGCAGAGCCTGCGCAACAAAACCAATCGCCTGGAGGAGTTGTTCGTGTCCCTGGTGGAGAAGAATCTGGCGAAGGTGGCGGTATGA